Proteins encoded together in one Staphylococcus aureus window:
- the adsA gene encoding LPXTG-anchored adenosine synthase AdsA, translating into MKALLLKTSVWLVLLFSVMGLWQVSNAAEQHTPMKAHAVTTIDKATTDKQQVPPTKEAAHHSGKEAATNVSASAQGTADDTNSKVTSNAPSNKPSTVVSTKVNETRDVDTQQASTQKPTHTATFKLSNAKTASLSPRMFAANAPQTTTHKILHTNDIHGRLAEEKGRVIGMAKLKTVKEQEKPDLMLDAGDAFQGLPLSNQSKGEEMAKAMNAVGYDAMAVGNHEFDFGYDQLKKLEGMLDFPMLSTNVYKDGKRAFKPSTIVTKNGIRYGIIGVTTPETKTKTRPEGIKGVEFRDPLQSVTAEMMRIYKDVDTFVVISHLGIDPSTQETWRGDYLVKQLSQNPQLKKRITVIDGHSHTVLQNGQIYNNDALAQTGTALANIGKITFNYRNGEVSNIKPSLINVKDVENVTPNKALAEQINQADQTFRAQTAEVIIPNNTIDFKGERDDVRTRETNLGNAIADAMEAYGVKNFSKKTDFAVTNGGGIRASIAKGKVTRYDLISVLPFGNTIAQIDVKGSDVWTAFEHSLGAPTTQKDGKTVLTANGGLLHISDSIRVYYDINKPSGKRINAIQILNKETGKFENIDLKRVYHVTMNDFTASGGDGYSMFGGPREEGISLDQVLASYLKTANLAKYDTTEPQRMLLGKPAVSEQPAKGQQGSKGSKSGKDTQPIGDDKVMDPAKKPAPGKVVLLLAHRGTVSSGTEGSGRTIEGATVSSKSGKQLARMSVPKGSAHEKQLPKTGTNQSSSPEAMFVLLAGIGLIATVRRRKAS; encoded by the coding sequence ATGAAAGCTTTATTACTTAAAACAAGTGTATGGCTCGTTTTGCTTTTTAGTGTAATGGGATTATGGCAAGTCTCGAACGCGGCTGAGCAGCATACACCAATGAAAGCACATGCAGTAACAACGATAGACAAAGCAACAACAGATAAGCAACAAGTACCGCCAACAAAGGAAGCGGCTCATCATTCTGGCAAAGAAGCGGCAACCAACGTATCAGCATCAGCGCAGGGAACAGCTGATGATACAAACAGCAAAGTAACATCCAACGCACCATCTAACAAACCATCTACAGTAGTTTCAACAAAAGTAAACGAAACACGCGACGTAGATACACAACAAGCCTCAACACAAAAACCAACTCACACAGCAACGTTCAAATTATCAAATGCTAAAACAGCATCACTTTCACCACGAATGTTTGCTGCTAATGCACCACAAACAACAACACATAAAATATTACATACAAATGATATCCATGGCCGACTAGCCGAAGAAAAAGGGCGTGTCATCGGTATGGCTAAATTAAAAACAGTAAAAGAACAAGAAAAGCCTGATTTAATGTTAGACGCAGGAGACGCCTTCCAAGGTTTACCACTTTCAAACCAGTCTAAAGGTGAAGAAATGGCTAAAGCAATGAATGCAGTAGGTTATGATGCTATGGCAGTCGGTAACCATGAATTTGACTTTGGATACGATCAGTTGAAAAAGTTAGAGGGTATGTTAGACTTCCCGATGCTAAGTACTAACGTTTATAAAGATGGAAAACGCGCGTTTAAGCCTTCAACGATTGTAACAAAAAATGGTATTCGTTATGGAATTATTGGTGTAACGACACCAGAAACAAAGACGAAAACAAGACCTGAAGGCATTAAAGGCGTTGAATTTAGAGATCCATTACAAAGTGTGACAGCGGAAATGATGCGTATTTATAAAGACGTAGATACATTTGTTGTTATATCACATTTAGGAATTGATCCTTCAACACAAGAAACATGGCGTGGTGATTACTTAGTGAAACAATTAAGTCAAAATCCACAATTGAAGAAACGTATTACAGTTATTGATGGTCATTCACATACAGTACTTCAAAATGGTCAAATTTATAACAATGATGCATTGGCACAAACAGGTACAGCACTTGCGAATATCGGTAAGATTACATTTAATTATCGCAATGGAGAGGTATCGAATATTAAACCGTCATTGATTAATGTTAAAGACGTTGAAAATGTAACACCGAACAAAGCATTAGCTGAACAAATTAATCAAGCTGATCAAACATTTAGAGCACAAACTGCAGAGGTAATTATTCCAAACAATACCATTGATTTCAAAGGAGAAAGAGATGACGTTAGAACGCGTGAAACAAATTTAGGAAACGCGATTGCAGATGCTATGGAAGCGTATGGCGTTAAGAATTTCTCTAAAAAGACTGACTTTGCCGTGACAAATGGTGGAGGTATTCGTGCCTCTATCGCAAAAGGTAAGGTGACACGCTATGATTTAATCTCAGTATTACCATTTGGAAATACGATTGCGCAAATTGATGTAAAAGGTTCAGACGTCTGGACGGCTTTCGAACATAGTTTAGGCGCACCAACAACACAAAAGGACGGTAAGACAGTGTTAACAGCGAATGGCGGTTTACTACATATCTCTGATTCAATCCGTGTTTACTATGATATAAATAAACCGTCTGGCAAACGAATTAATGCTATTCAAATTTTAAATAAAGAGACAGGTAAGTTTGAAAATATTGATTTAAAACGTGTATATCACGTAACGATGAATGACTTCACAGCATCAGGTGGCGACGGATATAGTATGTTCGGTGGTCCTAGAGAAGAAGGTATTTCATTAGATCAAGTACTAGCAAGTTATTTAAAAACAGCTAACTTAGCTAAGTATGATACGACAGAACCACAACGTATGTTATTAGGTAAACCAGCAGTAAGTGAACAACCAGCTAAAGGACAACAAGGTAGCAAAGGTAGTAAGTCTGGTAAAGATACACAACCAATTGGTGACGACAAAGTGATGGATCCAGCGAAAAAACCAGCTCCAGGTAAAGTTGTATTGTTGCTAGCGCATAGAGGAACTGTTAGTAGCGGTACAGAAGGTTCTGGTCGCACAATAGAAGGAGCTACTGTATCAAGCAAGAGTGGGAAACAATTGGCTAGAATGTCAGTGCCTAAAGGTAGCGCGCATGAGAAACAGTTACCAAAAACTGGAACTAATCAAAGTTCAAGCCCAGAAGCGATGTTTGTATTATTAGCAGGTATAGGTTTAATCGCGACTGTACGACGTAGAAAAGCTAGCTAA
- the rlmH gene encoding 23S rRNA (pseudouridine(1915)-N(3))-methyltransferase RlmH encodes MKITILAVGKLKEKYWKQAIAEYEKRLGPYTKIDIIEVPDEKAPENMSDKEIEQVKEKEGQRILAKIKPQSTVITLEIQGKMLSSEGLAQELNQRMTQGQSDFVFVIGGSNGLHKDVLQRSNYALSFSKMTFPHQMMRVVLIEQVYRAFKIMRGEAYHK; translated from the coding sequence ATGAAAATCACCATTTTAGCTGTAGGGAAACTAAAAGAGAAATATTGGAAGCAAGCCATAGCAGAATATGAAAAACGTTTAGGCCCATACACCAAGATAGACATCATAGAAGTTCCAGACGAAAAAGCACCAGAAAATATGAGTGACAAAGAAATTGAGCAAGTAAAAGAAAAAGAAGGCCAACGAATACTAGCCAAAATCAAACCACAATCCACAGTCATTACATTAGAAATACAAGGAAAGATGCTATCTTCCGAAGGATTGGCCCAAGAATTGAACCAACGCATGACCCAAGGGCAAAGCGACTTTGTTTTCGTCATTGGCGGATCAAACGGCCTGCACAAGGACGTCTTACAACGCAGTAACTACGCACTATCATTCAGCAAAATGACATTCCCACATCAAATGATGCGGGTTGTGTTAATTGAACAAGTGTACAGAGCATTTAAGATTATGCGAGGAGAGGCGTATCATAAGTAA
- a CDS encoding DUF6119 family protein, producing MKINIYKSIYNFQETNTNFLENLESLNDDNYELLNDKELVSDSNELKLISKVYIRKKDKKLLDWQLLIKNVYLDTEEDDNLFSESGHHFDAILFLKEDTTLQNNVYIIPFGQAYHDINNLIDYDFGIDFAERAIKNEDIVNKNVNFFQQNRLKEIVNYRRNSVDYVRPSESYISVQGHPQNPQIFGKTMTCGTSISLRVPNRKQQFIDKISVIIKEINAIINLPQKISEFPRIVTLKDLNKIEVLDTLLLKKLSNSSTTENISIDISRFLELSNMILLLDDMLDVNIYINSFKNNTLETFDATDPEVDYITEIGDYLLKYDVNSINDVRIEVIDNLGHSNNMLLKTILHAEVEMEDGKKYLLQNGKWGYFNREFFDLLNDHLNEIEIRYNTLTPTGLVFKEGEEGYIKEIVGRLPEEYLMLHKKFIKPINKNFIVKGNGIELADLYNIKNKELFTIKRGINTSLSLYSLEQNIIAINALKYPESYNFEELIEAIPDNSENIFNDIQRSTNFSIVWILPISSIDNMPIKDMVHTSNVINKNFQLTNLGSVLLKNKLVEWSLYLKDQRINPIIYMETPTEDRN from the coding sequence ATGAAGATTAATATTTATAAATCTATTTATAATTTTCAGGAAACAAATACAAATTTTTTAGAGAATCTAGAATCTTTAAATGATGACAATTATGAACTGCTTAATGATAAAGAACTTGTTAGTGATTCAAATGAATTAAAATTAATTAGTAAAGTTTATATACGTAAAAAAGACAAAAAACTATTAGATTGGCAATTATTAATAAAGAATGTATACCTAGATACTGAAGAAGATGACAATTTATTTTCAGAATCCGGTCATCATTTTGATGCAATATTATTTCTCAAAGAAGATACAACATTACAAAATAATGTATATATTATACCTTTTGGACAAGCATATCATGATATAAATAATTTGATTGATTATGACTTCGGAATTGATTTTGCAGAAAGAGCAATCAAAAATGAAGACATAGTTAATAAAAATGTTAATTTTTTTCAACAAAACAGGCTTAAAGAGATTGTTAATTATAGAAGGAATAGTGTAGATTACGTTAGACCTTCAGAATCTTATATATCAGTCCAAGGACATCCACAGAATCCTCAAATTTTTGGAAAAACAATGACTTGTGGTACAAGTATTTCATTGCGTGTACCGAATAGAAAGCAGCAATTCATAGATAAAATTAGTGTGATAATCAAAGAAATAAACGCTATTATTAATCTTCCTCAAAAAATTAGTGAATTTCCTAGAATAGTAACTTTAAAAGACTTGAATAAAATAGAAGTATTAGATACTTTATTGCTAAAAAAACTATCGAATTCTTCAACTACAGAAAATATATCTATAGATATATCAAGATTTTTAGAACTAAGTAATATGATACTCTTGTTAGATGATATGCTCGACGTCAATATATATATAAATTCTTTTAAAAATAATACATTAGAGACATTTGATGCGACTGATCCTGAAGTTGATTACATCACTGAAATAGGAGATTACTTATTAAAATATGACGTTAATTCTATAAATGATGTCAGAATTGAAGTGATAGATAATTTGGGGCATTCAAATAATATGCTACTAAAAACGATACTACATGCAGAAGTTGAAATGGAAGATGGAAAGAAATATTTATTACAAAATGGGAAATGGGGTTATTTTAATAGAGAATTTTTTGACCTTTTGAATGATCATTTGAATGAGATAGAAATTAGGTATAACACACTAACTCCCACAGGTTTAGTATTTAAAGAAGGAGAAGAAGGATATATAAAAGAAATAGTAGGAAGATTGCCAGAAGAATATTTAATGTTACATAAAAAATTCATAAAACCAATAAATAAGAATTTTATAGTAAAAGGAAATGGAATAGAGTTGGCAGACTTATACAATATTAAAAACAAAGAGCTTTTCACGATTAAAAGAGGAATTAATACATCTTTATCTCTTTATAGTCTAGAACAGAATATAATAGCAATTAACGCCTTAAAATATCCAGAATCATATAATTTTGAAGAATTAATAGAAGCTATTCCTGATAACTCGGAAAATATATTTAATGATATACAACGGAGTACAAATTTTAGTATAGTATGGATTTTACCGATATCATCTATTGATAATATGCCCATAAAAGATATGGTTCATACTAGTAACGTAATAAATAAAAACTTTCAATTAACTAATTTAGGTTCAGTATTACTTAAAAATAAATTAGTAGAGTGGTCTCTCTATTTAAAAGATCAAAGAATTAATCCAATTATTTATATGGAAACGCCAACTGAAGATAGAAATTAA
- a CDS encoding sulfite exporter TauE/SafE family protein: MDIVNIVIMLLIGVFGGFISGLVGVGGAIIIYPAILLLPPLFGAPAYSAYIASGLTSSQVFFSTLSGSLKARKKTEFSPQLVLYMGGGMIIGSMLGAFLANLFDATFVNTVYIIIALLALTLMFIKVKPSSEKSSFNKYLLVIIGLFIGIISGIVGAGGAFIIIPILLVLFKLPMNTVVANSIVIAFISSIGAFVIKLIQGYIPLYDALFLIIGSIIFAPIGLKLSKKVPNIIQKWIISILIVFAIVQLIL, from the coding sequence ATGGATATTGTTAATATAGTTATCATGTTACTCATTGGGGTATTCGGTGGGTTCATATCTGGTCTAGTAGGCGTAGGTGGTGCTATCATTATTTATCCAGCTATTTTATTATTACCACCATTATTCGGAGCCCCTGCATATAGCGCATATATCGCATCAGGTCTTACTTCTAGCCAAGTCTTTTTCAGTACATTAAGTGGCTCATTAAAAGCTCGAAAAAAAACAGAGTTCTCGCCACAATTAGTTCTTTATATGGGTGGCGGCATGATTATAGGGAGTATGTTAGGTGCATTTCTAGCAAATTTATTTGATGCTACATTTGTAAATACGGTATATATCATTATTGCTTTACTTGCATTAACATTAATGTTTATTAAAGTGAAACCTAGTTCCGAAAAGTCTTCATTTAATAAATATTTATTAGTTATCATTGGCCTTTTCATTGGTATTATTTCAGGTATAGTAGGTGCAGGTGGTGCCTTCATTATTATTCCTATATTATTGGTTTTATTCAAATTACCAATGAATACTGTAGTCGCTAATAGTATAGTAATTGCTTTTATATCTTCAATTGGTGCTTTTGTCATCAAACTTATTCAAGGTTATATCCCTTTATATGACGCCTTATTCCTTATAATAGGGAGTATTATATTTGCTCCAATAGGGTTAAAATTAAGTAAAAAAGTCCCTAACATAATACAAAAATGGATTATCAGTATTTTAATCGTTTTTGCTATAGTTCAACTCATTTTATAA
- the cstR gene encoding persulfide-sensing transcriptional repressor CstR, translating to MNYDKKMINRINRIQGQLNGIIKMMEEGKDCKDVITQISASKSSLQRLMGIIISENLIECVKAAADDEESSQELINEAVNLLVKSK from the coding sequence ATGAATTATGATAAAAAAATGATTAATCGTATTAATAGAATACAAGGGCAACTAAATGGAATTATTAAAATGATGGAGGAAGGAAAAGACTGTAAAGATGTCATTACACAAATAAGTGCATCAAAGAGTTCACTCCAACGCTTGATGGGTATCATTATTAGTGAGAATTTAATAGAATGTGTAAAAGCAGCTGCGGATGATGAAGAAAGCTCCCAAGAGTTAATTAATGAAGCTGTAAACTTATTGGTGAAAAGTAAGTAA
- the cstA gene encoding persulfide response sulfurtransferase CstA, which yields MKQYGEKFIDEFSKAELEKLAKQGQLIDVRTEEEYALGHINGSILHPVDEIESFNKEKNKTYYVICRSGNRSANASKYLAKQGYNVINLDGGYKAYEEENDSYDTQEEYKSIEIKADRKQFNYRGLQCPGPIVKISQEMKNIEVGDQIEVKVTDPGFPSDIKSWVKQTRHTLVKLDENNNGINAIIQKEKAKDLDINYSAKGTTIVLFSGELDKAVAALIIANGARAAGKDVTIFFTFWGLNALKKVQTVNVKKQGIAKMFDLMLPKKNIRMPLSKMNMFGLGNMMMRYVMKKKNVDSLPTLINQAIEQNIKLIACTMSMDVMGIQKEELRDEVEYGGVGTYIGATENANHNLFI from the coding sequence ATGAAACAATACGGAGAAAAGTTTATCGATGAATTTAGTAAAGCAGAATTGGAAAAACTAGCCAAGCAAGGGCAATTAATTGACGTTAGAACAGAAGAGGAGTATGCATTAGGACATATCAATGGTTCCATACTTCATCCTGTTGATGAGATTGAGTCATTCAATAAAGAAAAAAATAAAACCTATTATGTAATCTGTAGAAGTGGTAACAGAAGTGCTAATGCTAGTAAATATTTAGCTAAACAAGGTTATAACGTTATAAATCTTGATGGTGGTTATAAAGCTTATGAAGAAGAAAACGATAGTTATGATACACAAGAAGAATATAAAAGTATAGAAATTAAAGCAGATCGTAAACAATTTAACTATCGTGGTCTTCAATGTCCAGGGCCAATTGTAAAAATTAGTCAAGAAATGAAGAATATTGAAGTAGGTGACCAAATTGAAGTCAAAGTCACAGACCCTGGATTCCCTAGTGACATTAAAAGTTGGGTGAAACAAACAAGGCATACTTTAGTTAAGCTTGATGAAAATAACAATGGAATTAATGCGATTATTCAAAAAGAAAAAGCAAAAGATTTAGATATAAATTATTCTGCTAAAGGTACTACAATTGTATTATTTAGTGGAGAATTAGACAAAGCTGTAGCAGCGTTGATTATTGCAAATGGTGCTAGAGCTGCTGGAAAAGATGTAACTATCTTCTTTACTTTTTGGGGGCTTAATGCATTAAAAAAAGTGCAAACAGTTAATGTTAAAAAGCAAGGTATTGCAAAAATGTTTGATTTAATGTTGCCCAAAAAGAATATACGAATGCCTCTTTCCAAAATGAATATGTTTGGTTTAGGAAATATGATGATGCGCTACGTAATGAAAAAGAAAAATGTTGATTCATTACCAACACTTATCAATCAAGCTATTGAGCAAAATATCAAATTAATCGCTTGTACGATGAGTATGGATGTCATGGGTATTCAGAAAGAAGAACTTAGAGATGAAGTTGAGTACGGTGGTGTAGGCACTTATATTGGTGCTACTGAAAATGCGAATCATAATTTATTTATCTAA
- the cstB gene encoding persulfide dioxygenase-sulfurtransferase CstB, with translation MFFKQFYDNHLSQASYLVGCQRTGEAIIIDPVRDLSKYIEVADSEGLTITQATETHIHADFASGIRDVAKRLNANIYVSGEGEDALGYKNMPSKTQFVKHGDIIQVGNVKLEVLHTPGHTPESISFLLTDLGGGSSVPMGLFSGDFIFVGDIGRPDLLEKSVQIKGSTEISAKQMYESVQNIKNLPDYVQIWPGHGAGSPCGKALGAIPISTIGYEKINNWAFNEIDETKFIESLTSNQPAPPHHFAQMKQVNQFGMNLYQSYDVYPSLDNKRVAFDLRSKEAFHGGHTKGTINIPYNKNFINQIGWYLDFEKDIDVIGDKSTVEKAKHTLQLIGFDKVAGYRLPKSGISTQSVHSADMTGKEEHVLDVRNDEEWNNGHLDQAVNIPHGKLLNENIPFNKEDKIYVHCQSGVRSSIAVGILESKGFENVVNIREGYQDFPESLK, from the coding sequence ATGTTTTTTAAACAGTTTTACGATAATCATTTATCTCAAGCATCATATTTAGTGGGTTGTCAACGTACAGGAGAGGCAATAATAATAGACCCTGTTCGTGATTTATCGAAATATATAGAAGTTGCAGATTCTGAAGGTTTAACAATTACACAAGCTACAGAAACACATATTCATGCTGATTTTGCTTCAGGAATTCGTGATGTGGCTAAACGCTTAAATGCAAATATATATGTGTCTGGCGAAGGTGAAGATGCATTAGGGTATAAAAATATGCCATCAAAAACACAATTTGTTAAACATGGAGATATCATTCAAGTAGGCAATGTTAAATTAGAAGTTCTGCATACTCCAGGACACACGCCTGAAAGTATTAGCTTTTTACTCACTGATTTAGGTGGTGGTTCAAGTGTTCCGATGGGATTATTTAGTGGTGACTTTATTTTTGTTGGTGATATAGGTAGACCTGATTTATTAGAAAAATCTGTTCAAATAAAGGGTTCTACAGAAATTAGCGCGAAACAAATGTATGAGTCCGTTCAAAATATTAAAAATTTACCAGACTATGTTCAAATCTGGCCGGGTCATGGTGCTGGAAGCCCTTGTGGTAAAGCATTAGGTGCCATACCTATATCTACAATAGGTTATGAGAAAATTAATAACTGGGCATTTAATGAAATTGATGAGACTAAATTTATTGAATCATTAACATCAAATCAACCAGCACCACCGCATCATTTTGCACAAATGAAACAAGTTAATCAGTTTGGTATGAATTTATATCAATCATATGATGTTTATCCTAGTTTAGATAATAAGAGAGTAGCATTTGATCTTCGTAGCAAAGAGGCCTTTCACGGTGGCCACACAAAAGGAACAATCAATATACCATACAACAAAAACTTTATTAATCAAATTGGTTGGTACTTAGATTTTGAAAAAGATATAGATGTAATTGGAGATAAATCTACTGTTGAGAAAGCGAAACACACTTTACAATTAATTGGGTTTGATAAGGTAGCAGGCTATCGTTTGCCAAAATCAGGCATTTCAACCCAGTCCGTTCATAGCGCTGATATGACAGGTAAAGAAGAACATGTATTAGACGTACGTAATGATGAAGAGTGGAATAATGGACACTTAGATCAAGCAGTTAATATTCCGCATGGTAAATTATTAAATGAAAATATTCCTTTTAATAAAGAGGATAAAATATATGTACATTGTCAGTCAGGTGTTAGAAGTTCAATTGCAGTGGGTATATTGGAAAGCAAAGGTTTTGAAAATGTGGTGAATATTAGAGAAGGCTATCAAGATTTTCCAGAATCATTAAAATAA
- the sqr gene encoding type II sulfide:quinone oxidoreductase Sqr: MNKHYQIVIIGGGTAGVTVASRLLRKNQNLKEKIAIIDPADHHYYQPLWTLVGAGVSSLKSSRKDMESVIPEGANWIKQAVSSFQPENNSVILGDNTVVYYDFLVVAPGLQINWSSIKGLKENIGKNGVCSNYSPDYVNETWNQISNFKQGNAIFTHPNTPIKCGGAPMKIMYLAEDYFRKHKIRSNANVIYATPKDALFDVGKYNKELERIVEERNITVNYNYNLVEIDGDKKVATFEHIKAYDRKTISYDMLHVTPPMGPLDVVKESTLSDSEGWVDVNPTTLQHKSYSNVFALGDASNVPTSKTGAAIRKQAPIVANNLLQVMNNQMLTHHYDGYTSCPIVTGYNRLILAEFDYNKNTKETMPFNQAKERRSMYIFKKDLLPKMYWYGMLKGLI; encoded by the coding sequence ATGAATAAGCATTATCAAATTGTTATTATTGGTGGCGGTACAGCAGGTGTTACCGTAGCATCAAGACTATTAAGAAAAAATCAAAACTTAAAAGAGAAAATAGCAATTATAGATCCAGCAGACCATCATTACTATCAACCATTATGGACGTTGGTTGGTGCAGGGGTATCTAGTTTGAAAAGTTCTCGTAAAGATATGGAAAGTGTTATACCTGAAGGTGCTAACTGGATAAAACAGGCTGTTTCAAGTTTTCAACCTGAAAATAATAGCGTTATTTTAGGAGATAATACAGTCGTTTATTATGATTTTTTAGTAGTAGCTCCAGGATTACAGATTAATTGGTCTTCAATTAAAGGACTAAAAGAAAATATAGGTAAAAATGGTGTTTGCTCTAACTATTCACCTGACTATGTTAACGAAACTTGGAACCAAATTTCTAATTTTAAACAAGGAAATGCCATTTTTACGCATCCAAACACTCCTATAAAGTGTGGAGGTGCGCCTATGAAAATTATGTATTTAGCTGAAGATTATTTTAGGAAACATAAAATCCGTTCTAACGCTAATGTGATATATGCAACGCCAAAAGATGCTTTATTTGACGTAGGAAAATATAATAAAGAATTAGAAAGGATTGTTGAAGAAAGAAATATAACAGTCAATTATAATTATAACCTTGTTGAAATCGACGGTGACAAAAAAGTGGCTACATTCGAACATATCAAAGCATACGATAGAAAAACAATAAGTTATGATATGTTACATGTAACACCACCTATGGGTCCCTTAGATGTAGTAAAAGAAAGTACACTTTCAGATAGTGAGGGTTGGGTAGATGTTAACCCAACCACATTACAGCATAAAAGCTACTCTAATGTATTTGCACTTGGTGATGCTTCAAATGTACCTACTTCAAAAACAGGCGCAGCTATTCGTAAGCAAGCACCTATCGTCGCTAATAATTTATTGCAAGTGATGAATAATCAAATGTTAACGCATCATTATGATGGTTATACTTCATGCCCTATTGTTACTGGATATAATAGGTTAATACTTGCAGAGTTTGATTATAATAAAAATACTAAAGAAACAATGCCGTTTAATCAGGCCAAAGAACGTAGAAGTATGTATATATTTAAGAAAGATTTATTACCTAAAATGTATTGGTACGGCATGCTAAAAGGATTAATATAA
- a CDS encoding tRNA-dihydrouridine synthase, producing MKENFWSELPRPFFILAPMEDVTDIVFRHVVSEAARPDVFFTEFTNTESFCHPEGIHSVRGRLTFSEDEQPMVAHIWGDKPEQFRETSIQLAKMGFKGIDLNMGCPVANVAKKGKGSGLILRPDVAAEIIQATKAGGLPVSVKTRLGYYEIDEWKDWLKHVFEQDIANLSIHLRTRKEMSKVDAHWELIEAIKNLRDEIAPNTLLTINGDIPDRKTGLELAEKYGIDGVMIGRGIFHNPFAFEKEPREHTSKELLDLLRLHLSLFNKYEKDEIRQFKSLRRFFKIYVRGIRGASELRHQLMNTQSIAEARALLDEFEAQMDEDVKIEL from the coding sequence ATGAAAGAAAATTTTTGGAGTGAATTACCACGTCCATTTTTTATTTTGGCGCCAATGGAAGACGTTACAGATATCGTCTTTCGACACGTTGTAAGTGAAGCAGCTAGACCGGATGTGTTTTTCACTGAATTTACAAATACTGAAAGCTTTTGCCACCCTGAAGGCATACATAGTGTGCGCGGACGCTTAACTTTTAGTGAAGATGAACAGCCGATGGTCGCTCATATATGGGGAGATAAGCCAGAACAGTTCCGTGAAACGAGTATTCAATTAGCTAAAATGGGCTTTAAAGGCATAGACTTAAATATGGGATGTCCTGTAGCAAATGTTGCTAAAAAGGGTAAGGGTTCCGGCTTAATCTTAAGACCTGACGTTGCTGCCGAAATTATTCAAGCGACTAAAGCAGGTGGGCTTCCGGTAAGTGTTAAAACACGCCTTGGCTACTATGAAATCGATGAATGGAAAGATTGGTTGAAGCACGTCTTCGAACAAGACATTGCCAATTTATCTATTCATCTTCGTACACGTAAAGAAATGAGTAAAGTAGATGCACATTGGGAATTAATCGAAGCTATTAAAAATTTACGTGACGAAATTGCACCAAATACATTGTTAACAATTAACGGTGATATTCCCGATAGAAAAACAGGACTTGAACTGGCAGAAAAATATGGCATTGATGGCGTCATGATTGGTAGAGGCATTTTCCACAATCCATTCGCTTTTGAAAAAGAACCACGCGAACACACAAGCAAGGAACTATTAGATCTATTGAGATTGCATTTATCATTGTTTAACAAATATGAAAAAGATGAAATACGACAATTCAAGAGCTTGCGTAGATTCTTTAAAATCTATGTGCGTGGCATAAGAGGCGCTAGCGAACTTCGACATCAATTGATGAACACACAATCAATTGCAGAAGCACGAGCACTACTCGATGAATTTGAAGCCCAAATGGACGAAGACGTTAAAATTGAATTATAG
- a CDS encoding DUF6007 family protein produces MEGLKHSLKSLGWWDLFFAIPIFLLFAYLPNYNFITIFLNIVIIIFFSIGLILTTHIIIDKIKSNTK; encoded by the coding sequence ATGGAAGGTTTAAAGCATTCTTTAAAAAGTTTAGGTTGGTGGGATTTATTTTTTGCGATACCTATTTTTCTGCTATTCGCATACCTTCCAAACTATAATTTTATAACTATATTTCTTAACATTGTTATCATTATTTTCTTTTCCATAGGTTTGATTTTAACTACGCATATAATTATAGATAAAATTAAGAGCAACACGAAATGA
- a CDS encoding TfoX/Sxy family protein produces MATKKDVHDLFLNHVNSNAVKTRKMMGEYIIYYDGVVIGGLYDNRLLVKATKSAQQKLQDNTLVSPYPGSKEMILILDFTEATNLTDLFKTIKNDLKK; encoded by the coding sequence ATGGCGACTAAGAAAGATGTACATGATTTATTTTTAAATCATGTGAATTCAAACGCGGTTAAGACAAGAAAGATGATGGGAGAATATATTATTTATTATGATGGCGTGGTTATAGGTGGTTTGTATGATAATAGATTATTGGTCAAGGCGACTAAAAGTGCCCAGCAGAAATTGCAAGATAATACATTAGTTTCGCCATATCCAGGTTCTAAAGAAATGATATTAATTCTAGACTTTACCGAAGCAACAAATCTCACTGATTTATTTAAGACCATAAAAAATGATTTGAAAAAGTGA